A DNA window from Zingiber officinale cultivar Zhangliang chromosome 3A, Zo_v1.1, whole genome shotgun sequence contains the following coding sequences:
- the LOC122052518 gene encoding E3 ubiquitin-protein ligase WAV3-like, producing MGIGGWRRAFCTVARREAPEAMAAERAATLSPGPSPRSCAKLGFLSGGKGGSNPSTPRLVPAPELREPPAVMAASGTATHSTTPRSRSPARFYRKAFSTPSSPRSTSKFALFKNLSKSRCWICSQSLKASQETPVFTAECSHAFHFPCIAAYVRSHSSLTCPVCFAAWLQEPFLLAMSCRDEETERRMVGQAENRNPNRRTYCGGRSGIAQGREQRFGVNKVAVAHSPSAKVYDDDEPLLLAPRANQTGGIRFNPIPEAVDEDDKNEESGDEEDLPIRKSTLRSRDSGLQVTVMPHAALLSEGRHHRKYVVAIKVKAPPLRSAPLLDHTSGRAPIDLVTVLDVSQGMTGEKLQMLKRAMLVVVSSLGVSDRLSIVAFSASSGAKRLFPLRQMSWQGQRAARQIVERLVVVGEIGAAAAAGGASIGDALRKATKVLEDRRERNTVSTIMLLSDAVQRQHPEQEQPKESNIHINDKPSHSPRGTGGGNLRPHSLSTTTTAVATTRFAHLEIPFEDANGMEEPLQRRQVPSEGAFIKCVGGLVSVVMQDVRLQLVFPSGEICAVYPSGGGCSDVAIGPEGSVLRLGDLYAEEERELLVEMRVPFPAVEQTPNDHNRLTAKCSYRDPATHDLSFSEDQVVLLPPLCSELGEASLRLRNVFVSTRAIAESHRLAELSDYATAHHLLSSAHALLQQSASGLEGHHLIRNLDSELAELQRRRRCLEHHQRYHDQPREEAVFPLVRQRWQREAPAEARGEALTPTSAWRAAEQLAKVAIMRKSLNRVSDLHGFENARF from the exons atgggaatcggagggtggcgGAGAGCTTTCTGCACGGTGGCCCGGCGAGAGGCGCCGGAAGCGATGGCAGCCGAGAGGGCCGCCACGCTCAGTCCTGGACCCAGTCCGAGGAGTTGTGCCAAGCTTGGATTTTTATCCGGCGGCAAAGGGGGCAGTAACCCGTCCACGCCGCGGCTGGTGCCGGCGCCGGAGCTTCGCGAGCCTCCGGCCGTTATGGCTGCATCCGGTACTGCCACCCACTCCACCACTCCTAGGAGTCGCAGCCCTGCTCGGTTTTACAGAAAGGCCTTCTCTACACCTTCGTCTCCGAGATCCACTTCCAAATTTGCCCTCTTCAAGAACCTCTCCAAG AGCCGTTGCTGGATTTGTTCGCAAAGCCTGAAGGCGAGCCAGGAGACGCCGGTGTTTACGGCGGAGTGTTCCCACGCCTTCCACTTCCCCTGCATCGCCGCCTACGTCAGGAGCCACAGCAGCCTCACCTGCCCTGTGTGTTTCGCCGCCTGGCTCCAGGAACCCTTCCTCTTGGCCATGAGTTGCCGTGACGAAGAAACAGAGCGAAGGATGGTTGGTCAGGCGGAGAACCGGAATCCCAATCGGAGAACCTACTGCGGAGGCAGAAGTGGTATAGCCCAAGGTCGCGAGCAACGATTTGGCGTGAACAAAGTCGCCGTCGCACATTCGCCATCTGCCAAGGTGTATGATGACGACGAGCCGTTGCTCCTTGCGCCTAGAGCCAACCAAACTGGTGGTATACGATTTAATCCCATACCGGAAGCCGTCGACGAGGACGACAAGAACGAGGAGAGTGGTGACGAAGAGGACTTGCCTATCCGTAAGTCGACGCTGAGATCCCGCGACAGCGGCCTTCAGGTGACCGTTATGCCGCATGCGGCACTGCTGTCCGAGGGGCGGCACCACCGGAAATACGTGGTGGCGATCAAGGTGAAAGCGCCGCCGTTGCGGTCCGCGCCTCTCCTCGACCATACCAGCGGTCGCGCCCCGATCGACCTGGTTACGGTGTTGGACGTGAGCCAAGGCATGACTGGGGAGAAGCTCCAGATGCTAAAGCGCGCGATGCTGGTGGTGGTATCGTCTTTGGGTGTCTCCGACCGGCTCTCCATTGTCGCCTTCTCGGCCTCCTCGGGAGCCAAGAGGCTCTTCCCTCTCCGGCAGATGTCGTGGCAGGGGCAGCGTGCCGCCCGGCAGATCGTCGAGAGGCTAGTCGTGGTGGGCGAGATCGGAGCTGCCGCCGCAGCTGGTGGCGCCAGCATTGGTGACGCTctaaggaaggctaccaaggttCTGGAGGACCGCCGAGAGCGCAATACGGTATCCACCATCATGCTCCTCTCCGATGCTGTCCAGCGGCAACACCCCGAGCAAGAGCAGCCCAAGGAAAGCAACATCCACATCAACGATAAGCCCTCACACTCGCCTCGCGGCACTGGGGGCGGCAATCTCCGGCCGCATTCTCTGTCGACAACAACCACAGCCGTCGCCACCACTCGCTTCGCGCATCTGGAAATTCCCTTCGAAGATGCTAACGGAATGGAGGAGCCGTTGCAAAGGAGACAGGTGCCGTCGGAAGGCGCTTTCATCAAGTGCGTCGGCGGCCTTGTGTCGGTGGTGATGCAAGACGTTCGCCTTCAACTCGTGTTCCCGTCGGGCGAAATCTGCGCCGTGTATCCCTCCGGCGGTGGTTGCAGTGATGTGGCTATTGGACCAGAGGGCTCTGTTCTCCGTCTCGGGGATCTCTAcgcagaggaggagagggagcttTTAGTGGAGATGCGAGTGCCTTTTCCGGCGGTAGAGCAGACACCCAATGACCATAACCGATTGACTGCCAAATGCAGCTACCGCGATCCGGCCACCCACGATCTCTCATTCAGCGAGGATCAGGTGGTTCTGCTGCCGCCTCTCTGTTCGGAGCTCGGCGAAGCCTCTCTGAGGCTCCGCAACGTCTTCGTGTCAACACGGGCGATTGCCGAGTCGCACCGCCTCGCAGAGCTCTCAGACTATGCGACCGCACACCACCTGCTGTCCTCCGCCCACGCCTTGCTGCAGCAGTCGGCTTCAGGATTGGAGGGCCACCACCTCATCCGCAACCTGGACTCGGAGCTCGCCGAGCTACAGCGGCGACGGCGCTGCCTTGAGCACCACCAACGTTACCATGATCAGCCACGGGAAGAGGCGGTGTTTCCATTGGTgaggcagagatggcagagagAAGCTCCGGCGGAGGCGCGAGGGGAGGCCCTGACTCCGACGTCGGCTTGGCGAGCCGCCGAGCAGCTTGCGAAGGTAGCCATCATGCGCAAATCATTGAACCGGGTCAGCGATCTCCACGGGTTCGAGAACGCCCGGTTTTAG